A window of Hordeum vulgare subsp. vulgare chromosome 5H, MorexV3_pseudomolecules_assembly, whole genome shotgun sequence genomic DNA:
attttccttgaattcttgcttgtttctcatatatgtcctcatctctttgcaaccttcaaggatcattggtttcacttgtttgtcaaagaagcgactaagttttactttttgcttttctcatcctctcccccttccattcttggatctcggggcgagatcctcttgtagtgtaggagagttgtgacggcCCAAATGCAATTCTTCCCCCTTTAGCTATTATTTCCTTGTTTGGCAACATTGTGTTGGTAATGAGTTCATGGCTGATCGcaattgcatcatcatttagattgcatcatggcatcttgcatcatcttttgcgtgtgtgtgttttgagttgTGAGTGCTTCAAGTGCTTTCAGAGTCTTTAGTGCAATAGGAAACCCTTCTCTCTCTATGTTATTGTGTGGCAGGTTTAAAAGGCTTTGTTTCTCCCCTTTAAGAAAAACGTGTTCATCTTTCCCTTTCAAAAAAATCCTTTTCAtattgtggaggcaacccctgTGGTTTCCACTCCagttttttcttttggttttagtTTAAAATTAAAGtcccattttatttataaaaaaagggttttattttattcttcaaaaaaaggtttcgttttatttctttttaaaaaaggccCAATCTacttcttatagttggggtttatttttcaaggagcccaaaagcttttattttatttcctttttctttaaacctttttctttttgcggtgtgttctgTTTTTTTAAACAAAGACCACAGGAAattagagagagggggagagcaaGCCGGCCACTTGGGCCTCCAGCCGGCCCAGCTTTCCCCGTGCCCTAGCGAGAGGAGCCCGTGCCCCCTCGTCCCCTCTCGTTCTCCTCCCGCAGCGCCGTCCCCTCGTCCCTCCCGAGCCGCTCGCCCCGCCATGcccgccgccggcgccgccctggCCTCGCCTCCCTATGTCCCGCTGTGTCGCGGCCTCCGCGTTCCCGGTGCCCAGCCCGCGCCGTCTGCCGTGGCTGTCCCCAGCTCGGGATCGAGCCGACCTCAACTCGCTCCAGCTGCCCCGCGCCGTGCTCACCCCGTCGGTGCTCGCCGCGCCGCCAGGAGCTGCTCCACCCCGCCGCCGAGCAGCTCCTGCCCCTGCGCGCCAACCCCGTCGACCTCGCCTTCCCTCGCCCCCGCCGAAGGAGCTCGTCCCGAGCACGCCGCCATGGCCGGCCTCCCCTGCCAGCACCGAGACCCTCTGCTGCCGCCGCCCACCTCCAGGCCGCCGGCGCCGACCCGCGCCCCGCGCCTCCCCGTCGCCGTGCTCGCCTCCCGAGGCCCCTGTGTTGTTGCGCTGGTGCCGGGCCGTTGCCGCTTGCCTGGCTGCTGCTTGCTGTTCGCTGTAGCTGctgtcgcgtttgttgttgctgcGCCGTTGCTTGCTGGTGGCCTGCTGCTGTTTGTTGCTGCTGCGAAGCTTGATGCTGGCTGCTGAATGCTCTTGCTGCCGGCTGCTGCTAGGTTAGTTGCTTGCCTGTagctgctattgtttgctgctgcCCTGCGGATGCGTGTTGCTGCGCTCTGTTGTTGTCGTGCCTTGGTGCCGCTATTGCTAGTGTTGTTGCCTGTAGCTGCTTAGGTGGTTAGCTGTTGTGAGCTAGCTGCTGTCCGTGCTTGCTATCTGCTCTTGTGCTGATGTATGTTGCTGCTAGTTGTAGCTATCCTGGCCGATGCTTGCTAGTTGCTGTGCTAGACTGCCATTTTGCCCTGCTGCACCGCTTGCCTGTAGTTGCTAGCTTGCCTTGCTGCTAGCTGGCTTTGCTGTTAATGCCAGTTAGATGTAGATGCTAGGCCAGGTTGCTAGTTGTTGGTGGTTGTCTGCTTTCGCTAGCCGTGTTGCtgtcgcttgccgtcgccgcgtgcaccatccccgcatgCCGTGTGTCATCGACAAGATTCACGAGTACAACGACGTCCTCGAcaaaccccgaacatcgacgaagacgtgatcgactaccgacgccgaagacccgtgaaccacGTCGCCGAGtatgactaccgtcgacgagacccgagttcctcaacgaccacgacgtccgcttcgaccgaaccctcCGATGTGCACGCcttgaaggtataccgatgggacgtgtcgtgCACCGAAcgtatgtgttgtatgagttgtatatgcatgcaccgtatgttgcccgtgcacgttgtccttcttatgttgtgcccgacacatgggaacccgatatacaGGATCacccccattctttatttaacgttcccgcacacgcttcatatacgttggcacgatatctcgacgagttatcgggataggaacgttgccgtggcatcgtttccgatttgccgccatggttccctcccgctcaccgtggcgacaccttgcttctttcccttcttgccgtgatgttgatgaacttgcatgcatgacgcattcatggcatatatcttgtgtagtgtgttcttgtgtcgtagctcgttctatgctccgcgtgttaaaccGTCCAGGATGCCACgtagaaccgtcgcttcaccccttgccatgttaaaaacatttaaccttgccggtgttatgttccataattgagcgctcctaacacgatcggggttgttatggggacccccttgataattcattttagattaaagctggtctggcaaggcccaactttggtactacatttgcctaaacacctaataaaattgcatagggactttccggaccccgaggataatttaatcaacccccgggccagtgctcctcatgagtgttggtcccacctgagcgatgtccggcgcccctctggtcacccggaggtttagcgatcccgacgtctagctcatccgtcgtgtcctgagaatgaggtatgcgactcctatcgggatcgttgacacgtcgggcggccttgctggattagttttacctttgacgagatatcttgtgcatcgggattccggtgatgctttgggtaatctcagagttgaggttttccactaaggagtccgacgagatcgcgagcttcgtgatcgaggatttctatgcggcttgtggtaatttgtgatggactagttggagcacccgtgcagggttaaatcttttcggaaagccgtgcccgcggttatgtggcaacgtggaagctttgtttaacactggttctagataacttgaagttaattaattaaaatatgccaactgtgtgcgtaaccgtgattgtctctttcgtgagttccttctctgatcgaggacacggtggggttatgtctgacgtaggtaggtgttcaggatcattcatttgatcatccgtagttcacgtctgttatgtgtagatcttccccctcttaattcttgtactcgtaagtgtagccaccaaatatgtgcttagccgctgctgcaacctcaccacttaaccatacctcacccattaagctttgctagtcttgatacctttggaaatgagattgctgagtcccctgtggctcacagattaccacaacaccagttgcaggtacatgtaaaggttacttgacgtgagcgcgttgattgttcatttggagttgcttcttcttcttcctcttcatcgatctaggatgggttccaggccggcaacctgggatagcaaggatggacgtcgttcttatttttctcgtttgttttcgtccgtagtcggaccgtgctcttacacttgatgattatgtaatgtactgatgtgactctgatgtagcttgtggcgagtgtaagccaactctgtatatatatctcttcttttcagtacatgtacttgtaacgatatccattcttgcgacacgacgagatgcgcttctatccctgacgaggccttcgtgccaaattgaggatagggtcgcatctcggGTGTGataggaaccctaggcgctggtgggcctaacgcCCACATAGGGGTGCAccaccctctcccctcccctggcCGCCGGCCAGCCCCTTCCATCTAggactgccgcaccccttggggtgggAACCATAAAGGGTGtgccccctccccttccccctatatatagtggaggttttggccattggagacacacaattctttctctctcggcgcagccctgcttctcctctccctcctctcccacggtgcttggcgaagccgtgccgggagacctcgtcgctccaccgccaccatgccgtcgtacTGCCGGAgcacttccccaacctctccctcctccttgctggatcaaggtgcgggagacgtcaccgggctgcacgtgtgttgaacgtggaggtgccgtggttcggcactagatcggaatcacaccgcgatctgaatcgcagcgagtacaactccatcaaccgcattctagcgacgcttcctcttagcgatcttcaaaggtacgaagatgctctcatccctctctcgttgttggtttctccataggaagatctatgtatggcgtaggaaaattttgaatttttgctacattacccaacaagCACCTCATCgaacttggcgttcatcttggtgtcgaatttcttctccataccttcgagcttgtccatggcctctcTAAAGGTGATCACGAAATCCTGTACCTggtcagacatcatttgctgaaatttgtcaaggagctcccggttggtcaggttctccaagtcgatctcctcgtcgtgtgatcctggcatggtttggagcaataggaacacagaagaatatgaacctaccgACTACTAAgaagtggtggtggcggtggtggtgtgtcacaaatccgtcaagcaaatctcaatttcttaccaattcttacccagcagcaggtggctatcggcaaccggtgtagtcaatactctcaaagcttggatagagcgattgccaggtggtgtcaaacacacgatgtagatgtatgtggatctggaaaggcttataatatggtagcaagaagggtgagcaataatcagttcagagatacaaaattgaaaagacgctcaacgacggtaccgtgctggtcctaggctagaccgtactagagacgccagCCTAGAATACCAACGAAGTCACGAtgacacgtactaatcaagggaagagccactctgattttttcctccttttttgcgctcttttttttctctccagaaaatcactataatggcgagtgtctcaaaactcttcccaagcacaaaaaacaggataggcacgaatttgttttgacatttttttttatttctggagcaattcggggctgcgacgacGAAAAATTGCGataaaaatcactatgatggcgagtgtctcaaaactctctaaaaagcctaacaaaacgATATGGGAAAAAAATttcacccctcgaaattttggcctaaaaaatgCTCTGGAAAGCCTAACAAAACTctcttatttttttttattttttttccgaaacctactcaggtaaggaaacgcgaaaccgaaaGCAAAAAGATCTCAAAATTAACCTAAAGCATAAAGGATTGTGgtggatatatggtggtggtatatgacaggaaggataatggtggcgtggtggtggtatatggcagcaacgatgatggtagcgtggaggtggtatatggcagcgatgaaagatggTGCAGTGGCGGTGTGATaacctgtgaacagaactcgaaactctaaagaactagacactaagaccagcaactcgacacgacgatgtaaccgcaatttcaacaaagcaaactactgaaaagactatgcaaaggctcagattggttcggatatgatgatctaaccctaatttttttggcttttttgtggactataggtatgaagaacagacgcgatctaactacgaaaaactggtaaaatctcaccgagcaacctgaaaacctgataccacttgataaagGCGAAGTTGTCCGTGTCttttgatgagatcgtgggtatcgttttggtggagtagactttaacgatccgactacgaacgtgtgaggacgtcgtgccttagcaatcgctaaaccaactccgagaggttattggccatgctggagcacgatcaacctgaccacgaaggtctgtttcctgcacgcaaacaaagaacaagcaagaaaccaagatgcaatcaagatattgcgaatataagaggaaaactttattgatgaaggtggggttctgtgatgcctttgtctggtcgtagaacacaaacgaagaacgcgaagttgcagctatggcgaacttgtaatctaaacaaaacccaagtctaaacggtgccctaagggttgtatatatgagggaatagagaggcaatttcgtgacccttagaGGAGGGGTccaaaaacagccctaaactcggtttccccacacatacggactctaaaaatagcctatattatagtatttcgaaattacatgggcctcggccaaaaataaggtggcgcaacacctataatagcctatggatgaaatttataaagtgacatcttgaatatttcgtccaaagccttcatgctctccttatggtggctttagagtgcgaaaatcaccagtggaagcttcATTGTTCTCtcgcgcgcgtgcaccttcttcttcatgcttgatcccgctccaacggatatccttcttgtccatgctaggtccttcattcaagaACACAACAAAGTATCTAACTTggacagcatcatatgttcatgaacattagaagtatttccaagaaatgaaagtacctggtaattcaattggcgtgcacgagttctagtaactggtccagtatgtacagcagctggggctgtgggtgtaacaatggtgttgatgtcctcatcagtcAGGACGCGAGCTGCCATAACGCAGCACCGGGTTGCCGGCTTCCAGTATTAGTCTATGCCGGCGACTCACAGTCGAGGCATGTTTTCGGTCTGCAGTGAAGCAGCGGTTGAATATAGTGCAGAAATGGATAAGAGAAGGTTTGAGACGAATGACTGGATAGAAAGATGCTCCATCTTTTACGGTCTATGGGACACGCTCGAGTAAACGAGGTGGTGGATGTTTTGCGAGATCCGTCCGGTGAGCAAGAAGTATTTTCCATTTAGTATATCTcaaaatataaacgaaattaaagAAAAAACGGTGCGTGGCATCAACGTGGGAAGTCCACATGGATACTCGGCCGGGCCATTACCGGCTGTCTCGCAGCAAGCGAGACATAGAAAAAATGTTCGTAAAGATTAATGGGCCAGGCTAAGTGCGAATGGGGATAGTCGGGCCTGTTCTGGTCCAACAGAGGCCTGCCCTGCGGCCTCTCTCCCCTTCGTCGAGCGGCGCAACACTAAACAAAAGCCGGCAggacgagagagagagaaccctctcaaaaccctagaacACTAGGCactgccaccgccgccgccgccgccgctactCCCAGGACAGCAGCCAAGGAAGACGAATCCAAAGCCTCCGCCATGCCGAAATCCAAGCGCAATCGCTCAGGTCAGCTCACTCGCTCCGTTCCGCTGCCCTCAGTCCCCCCCTCCTGCCTCTGCTCGCTTCCTTGATTCGACCAAACCTGTGTATCTGGATTAGTTCCCACAACCAGTAGTGTTTATATGCTCTAGTTTACTGCAATACTCTAGATGATGATCTGTGCCTCTCCTTGGAACCTATTTGAACCTAAATCTCTGCTAATCAAGAACTGAAACCCAAGTTCCAGCGAGCaagattttctttttttcttttttcgaggtatcattttttgttttgttttgttttataatTTATATCATGTCATGCTAAAAAATTCGATGCTTGATGATGGACGCAGTCACCTTGTCGAAGACCAAGAAGAAGCCGGGCCTAGAGCGTAAGGGCAAGGTGGTCACGGAGATAAAAGACGCGATTGAGCGCCACAGCAGCGCCTATGTCTTCACCTACAACAATATGAGGAATCAGAAGCTCAAGGCCCTCAGGGACCAACTCAAGTCATCTAGCCGGTAGGTTCCACTCTTTATTTGCTACTACTAATTACAGTATCCGTTATGCTGTGTCATCTCTACTGCTATCCAAGATCAATGTAGGATATGGTTGGGTTGGAACCTTTTCCTTCACAACAGTGACCGATTTCCAAACGTTAACAGCAGTTATTGCTGTTGAATCAACACAAGTTACTTTCGCTCGTTGATACAGGCTGCTTTGTTTTGCTAGACAGTACCTTGGAACCCTGATAAAGTGATAAGTCACTTTCGTACAATTTTTTTTCTCAGGATATTCCTTGCTGGAAAGAAGGTCATGCAGATAGCATTGGGGCGGTCACCTGCTGATGAAGCTAAGACAGGCCTGCATAAACTCTCCAAGGTGATTCATCCTTCGCCAGTATTTGGTATATACTGTTAAGTGTAATCCACACCATCCTTGTGAGGTTTTAGCTGACAGCAACTTTTCTGTATCTAGTTCCTTCAAGGTGCTTCTGGATTGTTATTTACGAATCTCCCAAGGGATGATGTCGAGAGGTAGCCCCATATTGTAGTTTTTAGCTTTGCACATTGTTGCTAATGCATGCTTGCTTACTTGGTGCGGCTCTAGTAAAGTTATCATCATAAATCATGTGTGCAGATTATTCCGAGAATTTGAGGCGAATGATTTTGCGAGGACAGGAAGTATTGCGACTCAAACGGTATTACTTCTGTTTCCATGTTCATGGACTTGTGGTCAAGCTTTTAGGACAATGTTAAGCTATTAGTAATTCTGGACATGTAATTAGTACTGGTAATACTCTCTTTTCTGATATAAAGGTTACTTATTTTGCAAAACCTGACAGGCCTAAAGTGGTCAATCGTTCCAATCTTACCCCTAATTAAATGTCGGTCCTAAAGCAGACGCATGTTATGCTGGCCTTTCTTGCTACAGACTGTGGGGGAGATGGGAAATGTAGAAGTAACCGCATGATAGTTCTGGGGATTAAGTTATTACACCAGTTTTACAGACGCTGCATCGCTGCATTTAAAAACTTTGTAACAGCTGGTGTGGGTATTTTTGGTAGAATTGGCGTGAGATTGATGGGATGCCTTCTATTAGTAATTGCATGAAAAAAAATCACATGCCCTATTGcacggaacagagggagtatgacTTAGTGAAATGAAGGTCGACATCCTTCCTGTGTAGATTCAGTTTAATAATACTCCATTTGAAAGAAGTATTTATGGTGGCTGCCAAGTTTGAATAGAGCATACCAATGAGTGGTAGTCTGAAGTTGGTGTTATTcttaaagttagtacaaagttgagtcacttattttgggtacaaagttgagtcacttattttgggacggagggagtattaaatagCACTTGTTTCTTGTATGAGTTGGCTAACAAACTTGTAACTTTATGATGCCTCAGGTTGAGCTAAAGGAAGGCCCTCTGGAAAAGTTTTCACATGAAATGGAACCCTTTCTGCGCAAGCAAGGACTGCCAGTTCGCCTAAACAAAGGTTTGTACTTCCCTTTCATGCAGATGCTTGAAGCTACCAAGCAAAATCGTTGGAATTTATAAAGTTGACCGTGTTGGTGCAGGTGTTGTTGAATTGGTTGCAGATCATGTCGTATGTGAAGAAGGGAAGCCCCTTTCACCAGAAGCAGCACACACTCTGGTATGTATGGCATATTGTGCAGTGCTACCTGACATATATTAGTTAAAAATAACAAGACAGATACTGAGCATGTGCTATCATCATATGATCAAGCTACGGGAAGCAGCAGTATAGTTTCCCAGTAATGCCATGTTGGTTAGCTATATGTCTGGCAAAACATAGAGGCAGATGGCACCCTCTTTGTACGCTGTAGCAATTACCACAGTATTCGCTACTGTGTGCAGCGGATGCGGGCTTCATGCCCCGTGTCTGGGGCCTAGACCCGCCACTGGATGGCACTGTGTTCCAAACTTCAAAATACCACattttttatccttgatagcactgGAATCATGGCTCCCCTTGTTTTGCAAACTGGGATCTGTTTCTTTGCACTGAGACCAAATTGATTTCTTCGTTGCAGCGCGTGCTTGGGACGAAGATGGCGACATTCCGACTGTACCTTGTCTGCCGCTGGTCCTCGGATGACTTTGAAGTGTACAAGGAAGgcttggcgcacctgggaggtgaGGAAGATGACGAGTCTTCTTAAGGTTGTTGGACCATGGTTGCGTGCTTGTTGTCTAGCTGTTTTCAGACAGTTTTGTGCCATGCCTTTGTACCCTTAATTTGACAGGAATCTCAAATATATGATATGACCCAGTTGGGCATATTGTGAGTGCTCTACTGTTATAGGTTATCTTAGTCCTGGTTGCTCGGTGATGTTGCGCCTATACTCATGCAAGTAGTTCGGTTCATGTGATGGTGGATCCACCTGTGTGATGTTTTGTGCTGCACTTGTGGTCGTCGCTATGGAAgtaaacctgagaatggtttcatacttgaaTCATATTTAAAGGGGCTGCTACGCGTCAGCCGGCGGATTCTTTgaaaagatccaccacctcgTAAGTCGTCGGATCTCATGAATCGAATGGTTGAGCGTCATCATGTACTATTGTAACATAGGTTGTGTTGCAGAAACACGGGTCATGTTATAGAATTTTGTCAAAAAAATATCTGTAACAGAAACTTTACAGAAGTTAAGGTCTTAATGTAGAATTATTCTGCAACTAAGATCAAGTTTGTAGAAATATTTTACAACAAAGGTCTTAATGTAGAATTATTCTGCAACTAAGATCTTGTTGCAGAAATTTATATCCTTTCCATAATCGATGTCCGTGCAAGCCGTGGCCCTGTTCCTGGAGATAGGAAAGGTGGACACGTGGTAGATGACGGAGGCGGTTGACGCCTAGGAGCAATCCGTCGAAGGTACTAATCATTTCCCATATTTAAGTCATACTCATACATTTATCTCTTAAAATCATacttaaatcatattcatttaatgTCATTTTTAGCCCCATTAAAAATGAACTCACTATTTTTTTACCCAAACCAATTTAAACACAGTACATAACTGTGGGCTTAAAtctagtactcccttcgttcgaAAATACTTGTCATATAAATGGACGTATCTcgatgtattttagttttagatacattcacttttattcatttttgtgacaagtaatctcggacggagggagtacatgactATGATTTTGCTTTAACTatatagcaaaagggcccgtgcgttgcaacggaaaaaaaataccacacgcttttaatttttttataattattttgatttactaaaataataagctaactaactactgtagtcagtcctatcctattttgttgagaaatcaacccgtccattgttaattccatcatgatgagaaattgagcgggacaaccaagcaaaacaaagaggttaCGTGAActtatcaatggactgttatcttatttcactcatggggtagagaatatgggatcagatgacaaactgaaggtggtgttccattctctctctctacaacaatacaatcttacattcaatacattcattcatcagcaaacaaatccccaagggcccatgcgttgcaacgggagaaagaaataccatagggcacacgctcttaatttataaaaaatgtctataatttgagaatttatagttacgatacaaataaagatggtcttattctacaaaaatgcagtttaaaatttcacaggtcttctattttaacacggcttgcatgtagatttaatacgtacaaagaatcagtcaagtgaccttcagtttcatctctaatcctgattttgttgacgtgttcattttcaacccggatgagtaccggtatgaaagaaagacgaataatgacttacttattaagattgcaccctagataataTTTTTATTACACGTTTAACAGatgaaataatatcatatttaaattctacatatttttctaatcaaattccatgtataatatgttaaatttggagttacggtttaaaagatatgagtatttaaaaaatatttaatatatactacgagtttaatgtcataaacagtaaggtttttttttgtaaaatcacctcggtgggttttccgacggaagcgatagcctctttattattaggtaaagatggtgaattgatcaatgcactgttatcttatttcactcatggggtagagaatatgGGATcacatgacaaactgaaggtggtgttccattctgtgTCTCTATAACaagacaatcttacattcaatacattcattcgtcagcaaacaaatccccacaaaacaaaatttcttgccggtgcttggcacacggttggaggcatggggggatctcaccagatgatgagttcctgtcggaggaggggatacgatgagggaagcaagggttaggcgcctctatgtggccataaggagtcgccgttgccgcgccataacctcggagttccccgtgtgagccatggaggcccgcctccacctgcagtacttcgctccgccgcgccgccgccattctgcatcgagcagacgcatcatccccagtcactgtagctgtcgcattgatttgatccagaagctgtgctcgagcgccgaaaagggggcagcaagcgggcagaggtacggccgcgaaggcgggtgggttgagatcgacaaaagtggtggttgaggtcggccgccgcggcgagtggtgtggcagcggcctgggcacatgccatggtggaccagggtcgacgcgatgcgctcgagcgccgcaacgggggcagtgagctgggAGATGtatggccgcggaggcgggtgggttgagatcggcagcggtggcggttgaggtcggccgcgacaacgagtggtgtggcggcggcctgggcacaggccaggttggcccagggtcgacgggaggaggcgatgcgtacgaatataatttttgcagcgaatcattttttccttttacgttgcagataaatgatgaagtgcgggttgaataacaaaaattacaagggcttttttataaaaataccgcgATGGGTTTTCCGGCGGAAGCAAtaaccgctttattattaggtatagatatgaTTGCATAAATTGATATGTTAAGAAGCAAATGATATAAAAAAGCGTAGGTACATCTACAACAGTTTGAAAACAAAGTTATCCTTAAGATACAGTGAACGTatagcaaaaggcaaaaaaagccCACAACTTAAAAAGCTCAAGTGTATTAAAATCAAATTGTTTAGCCAAAGCACAAGCAAACACTTCCAATTATCATGTGGTGTTTCCCCATAATACGtaattacatagtgcattacaACATACATGCGGATTAAAGATACTTGTTCTCGATCGTCGTTGGTTGTTGCACATAATCAATGCCTAGAAACCGATTTAAATCCATAATTTATAACTGCTAATAATCAAAACGTTTAAAACCCATAACCAACTACATCCAAATTGATTTTTTTACATAATCAAatcaaaaccaaactaaaaaaaagATTAATCCCATAAAACTTGAACCAATCAAACTTAAAATAAGAACCGAAttttttaataaccattctcGGGTTTATATGAAAGTCGAGTTTGGGTCGTGTTGTTATGCGATTTTGTTTCGAGTTTTGTGTGATGTGATTGTGAGTTTTGCAATGGACGGTCTTGCTTTCATGCCTGGTGTTGTACCTTTCGCTCTAGTTTGGGTTGGATTCAGTTTGTTTTCTTCTCGTGGATGACCAACTTGGTTGATGATCCTTACTTTGTTCAGGTGTTTCGTCGAGTTGCGTCTTTATGGTGATGTATGGGTCGTGCCCTTTTTGACATTGCATGTTTTACTCCCTCCTGTAGTTTAAGTCTctgacatgtactccctccgtttttaaatatatatttaaaaaaatattactaGAAGATTACATACGAAAAAAAATGTTT
This region includes:
- the LOC123395342 gene encoding mRNA turnover protein 4 homolog, yielding MPKSKRNRSVTLSKTKKKPGLERKGKVVTEIKDAIERHSSAYVFTYNNMRNQKLKALRDQLKSSSRIFLAGKKVMQIALGRSPADEAKTGLHKLSKFLQGASGLLFTNLPRDDVERLFREFEANDFARTGSIATQTVELKEGPLEKFSHEMEPFLRKQGLPVRLNKGVVELVADHVVCEEGKPLSPEAAHTLRVLGTKMATFRLYLVCRWSSDDFEVYKEGLAHLGGEEDDESS